Proteins encoded by one window of Akkermansia muciniphila ATCC BAA-835:
- a CDS encoding acyltransferase — MNLPSSRIPWLDNIRVFACILVIASHIVGQFFVSPPFTPDNETFAWSSFYTVLVRVSIPLFFMISGALLLPVRDTTGQFLKKRFTRVLFPFLLWSAFYTVFPWSYETLTGNSFHSVFPLSQVTPDLETMGTNLLLIPLKFSVGIHLWYLYVLMGLYLFLPVISPWVEKAGKAAFAYFLLLWALTLLFPYLQTIFPSYLGKCPWNEYGALHSFSGYLGYMVLGCFLRKYPGNASFARTACWAVPCLAAAFWFTLHFYRTSTAQAWSSSGDYIGFASINVALMSVAFFVLFQSLPAFRAGSAPQRFLADFSSMSFGIYLVHFVLVGAVYRLFGMLHLLFLPASLSIPLLTAATCLAAWGIIKLLSFLPGSRYLIG, encoded by the coding sequence ATGAATCTTCCTTCCTCCCGCATTCCCTGGCTGGACAATATCCGTGTTTTTGCCTGTATTCTCGTTATTGCCAGCCACATCGTGGGGCAGTTTTTTGTGTCGCCTCCTTTCACTCCGGACAATGAAACCTTTGCCTGGTCCTCCTTTTATACGGTGCTGGTGCGGGTCTCCATCCCCCTGTTTTTCATGATTTCCGGCGCCCTCCTGCTGCCCGTTCGGGATACGACGGGGCAATTCCTGAAAAAACGCTTCACCCGCGTCCTGTTCCCCTTCCTGCTGTGGTCTGCGTTTTACACTGTTTTTCCGTGGAGCTATGAAACGCTCACGGGGAACAGCTTTCACTCCGTCTTCCCCCTCTCACAGGTCACGCCGGACCTGGAAACCATGGGAACGAACCTGCTGCTGATTCCACTGAAATTCAGCGTGGGCATTCATCTCTGGTACCTCTACGTGCTGATGGGCCTTTACCTCTTCCTGCCAGTAATATCCCCCTGGGTGGAGAAAGCGGGAAAGGCGGCCTTTGCCTACTTCCTGCTGCTGTGGGCGCTCACCCTCTTGTTCCCTTATCTCCAGACCATTTTCCCCAGCTATCTGGGAAAATGTCCCTGGAATGAATACGGGGCCCTGCATTCCTTCTCCGGGTACCTGGGCTACATGGTGCTCGGCTGCTTTCTGAGGAAATACCCTGGGAATGCCTCCTTCGCCCGCACGGCCTGCTGGGCCGTTCCGTGTCTGGCCGCGGCCTTTTGGTTTACCCTCCATTTCTACCGGACGTCCACGGCTCAGGCCTGGTCCTCAAGCGGCGACTACATCGGCTTCGCCAGCATTAATGTGGCCCTCATGTCCGTAGCCTTCTTCGTTCTCTTCCAGTCACTTCCCGCGTTCAGAGCCGGGTCCGCGCCGCAGCGGTTCCTGGCTGATTTCTCCAGCATGAGTTTCGGCATCTACCTGGTCCACTTTGTGCTGGTGGGAGCCGTTTACCGCCTCTTTGGCATGCTCCATCTGTTGTTCCTTCCGGCTTCTCTTTCCATTCCGCTGCTGACTGCGGCGACGTGCCTGGCAGCCTGGGGAATCATCAAGCTGCTCTCCTTCCTCCCCGGCAGCAGGTACCTGATCGGATAA
- a CDS encoding YkvA family protein yields the protein MKNKIPIPPNGSRQQLLVRAINYFRSREGEPRLFTRRKLVLLALTALYAFSPIDLIPDFIPGVGQIDDLTVIAFTFLALFMPPIREHGSHEDPEP from the coding sequence ATGAAAAACAAGATTCCCATTCCGCCCAACGGCTCCAGGCAGCAGCTTCTGGTCAGGGCCATCAATTACTTCCGCAGCCGGGAAGGAGAACCGCGCCTGTTCACCAGACGCAAGCTTGTCCTCCTGGCTCTGACGGCTCTTTATGCCTTTTCCCCCATTGACCTGATTCCGGATTTCATTCCGGGAGTAGGACAGATAGATGACCTGACCGTCATTGCCTTCACCTTCCTGGCCCTGTTCATGCCCCCCATCAGGGAACATGGTTCCCATGAAGACCCGGAACCCTGA
- a CDS encoding DUF4230 domain-containing protein: MSGSSPTFFHSPAVVALARGAVLIGVLAVLFWGVRTCITAPAEKPMAVAEKLIEAGREAGLTLINKGFSSNHGGVALIVQKDEKVANLVTVERTFEYEYRYSTTWWWSRKTLILKAAYRAHGGINLEGPEPLRIIIPARNKGPITAEGLHGKLISCEMVEGSLRIVKDDAGIWNRLTSEDAAIAVNQLNENARKHIMESGLKHQAEENFLKRLREEAGRPEEPSGKDRWF; encoded by the coding sequence ATGAGCGGATCCTCCCCCACCTTTTTCCATTCCCCCGCCGTTGTCGCGCTGGCCAGGGGTGCCGTTCTGATAGGAGTGCTGGCCGTATTGTTCTGGGGCGTGCGCACCTGCATCACCGCCCCGGCGGAAAAGCCGATGGCTGTAGCGGAAAAACTGATTGAAGCCGGCAGGGAAGCGGGCCTCACCCTGATCAATAAAGGTTTTTCCTCCAACCACGGCGGCGTGGCCCTGATTGTGCAGAAGGATGAAAAAGTGGCCAACCTGGTAACAGTGGAACGGACTTTTGAATATGAATACCGTTACTCCACCACCTGGTGGTGGAGCAGGAAAACGCTGATTCTGAAAGCGGCCTACCGCGCCCACGGGGGCATCAATCTGGAAGGGCCCGAACCTCTTCGGATTATCATTCCCGCAAGAAACAAAGGCCCCATTACGGCAGAGGGCCTTCATGGCAAGCTGATTTCCTGTGAGATGGTGGAGGGGTCCCTGCGAATCGTGAAGGATGACGCCGGCATCTGGAACAGGCTGACTTCCGAAGATGCCGCCATTGCCGTCAACCAGCTGAACGAAAACGCCCGGAAGCATATCATGGAGAGCGGTTTGAAACACCAGGCTGAAGAAAATTTCCTCAAACGCCTCCGGGAAGAAGCCGGTCGGCCGGAAGAACCTTCCGGGAAGGACCGCTGGTTCTGA
- the queC gene encoding 7-cyano-7-deazaguanine synthase QueC encodes MDKMETAVLLSGGLDSSVALHWAHRNHRVRVALSFDYASNHAERELKCAAWQAASLGIEHRVIDISSISSHLKSALLSGADDIPDGSYDEELMKQTVVPFRNGIFLSIAAGVAESCGAQQLVIAAHSGDHSIYPDCREEFMAAMTEAIRLGTYAGLGILRPFIHMSKGGIAAMGQDLGVDFSRTYSCYKGGAVHCGVCSTCMERREAFREAGIPDPTAYAPAE; translated from the coding sequence ATGGACAAAATGGAAACAGCCGTACTGCTCAGCGGGGGATTGGACTCCAGCGTAGCCCTGCACTGGGCCCACCGGAACCACCGCGTCCGGGTGGCCCTCAGCTTTGACTATGCCTCCAACCACGCGGAACGAGAGCTGAAATGCGCTGCCTGGCAGGCCGCCAGTCTGGGCATAGAACACCGCGTGATTGACATTTCCTCCATCTCCTCCCATTTGAAATCAGCCCTCCTCTCCGGCGCGGACGATATTCCGGACGGTTCCTATGATGAAGAACTGATGAAGCAGACCGTCGTCCCCTTCCGCAACGGCATCTTCCTGTCAATCGCCGCCGGGGTTGCGGAAAGCTGCGGGGCGCAGCAGCTCGTCATTGCGGCCCATTCCGGGGACCATAGCATCTATCCGGACTGCCGGGAGGAATTCATGGCCGCCATGACGGAAGCCATTCGCTTGGGAACCTATGCCGGCCTGGGCATCCTGCGCCCTTTCATCCACATGTCCAAGGGCGGCATCGCCGCCATGGGCCAGGATTTGGGCGTGGACTTTTCCCGTACCTATTCCTGCTACAAGGGCGGAGCCGTCCACTGCGGCGTCTGTTCCACCTGCATGGAACGCCGGGAAGCCTTCAGGGAAGCCGGAATTCCGGATCCAACGGCTTATGCGCCTGCGGAATAG
- the queF gene encoding preQ(1) synthase has protein sequence MSDDHLTLLGSQSSFFTNPDDARLESFPNRGTRPYTITLDTHEFSSLCPVTGQPDSCHLTITYVPAEKCVETKSLKYYLAAYRNYPAFNEQIVNRITDDLVAAISPRWLKVEGRFSPRGGIQLTATAEHNPENRPL, from the coding sequence ATGTCCGACGACCATCTGACTCTATTAGGCTCTCAAAGCTCCTTCTTTACCAATCCCGACGACGCCAGGCTGGAATCCTTCCCTAACCGCGGCACGCGTCCCTACACCATCACGCTGGACACCCATGAATTTTCCTCCCTCTGCCCCGTTACCGGTCAACCGGATTCCTGTCACCTGACGATCACCTACGTTCCGGCGGAAAAGTGCGTGGAAACCAAATCTCTCAAATACTACCTGGCCGCCTACCGCAACTATCCGGCTTTTAATGAACAAATCGTCAACCGCATCACGGATGATCTGGTGGCCGCCATTTCCCCGCGGTGGCTGAAGGTGGAAGGCCGCTTCTCCCCCCGCGGCGGCATCCAGCTGACCGCAACAGCCGAACACAATCCGGAAAACCGCCCCCTGTAA
- the tmk gene encoding dTMP kinase, with protein sequence MSFTGERKGRLIVFEGIDGTGKSTHIGHLRKYLEEKELEVVQSFEPTRGRWGRMLRDSAVTGRLSVEEEVALFLKDRREHVKMLIAPALARGAWVLLDRYYLSMMAYQGARGIDPEVIRAANEEFAPVPDAVVWLDIPVSVALERIGNRGERDAFETEAGLAACRSVFASVHAPWMLRIDADAGKEEVAARVRKALSMRFPDVIGA encoded by the coding sequence ATGAGTTTTACCGGAGAAAGAAAGGGGAGGCTGATCGTCTTTGAAGGCATTGACGGCACGGGCAAGTCCACCCACATCGGCCACTTGCGAAAGTATTTGGAGGAGAAGGAGCTGGAAGTGGTGCAGAGTTTTGAGCCCACACGCGGACGGTGGGGCCGGATGCTCCGGGACTCCGCCGTGACCGGACGCCTTTCCGTAGAGGAGGAAGTAGCCCTGTTCCTGAAAGACAGGAGGGAACATGTGAAGATGCTGATTGCTCCCGCATTGGCGCGGGGGGCATGGGTTCTGCTGGATCGCTACTATCTTTCCATGATGGCTTACCAGGGCGCGCGCGGCATAGATCCGGAGGTTATCCGTGCCGCCAATGAAGAATTTGCCCCGGTGCCGGATGCCGTGGTCTGGCTGGACATTCCCGTTTCCGTGGCGCTGGAACGCATTGGGAACCGCGGGGAACGCGACGCTTTTGAGACGGAAGCGGGCCTGGCGGCCTGCCGCAGTGTGTTTGCATCCGTCCATGCTCCCTGGATGCTCCGCATAGACGCGGACGCCGGGAAGGAAGAGGTGGCGGCAAGAGTGCGGAAGGCTCTTTCCATGCGTTTCCCCGATGTCATTGGGGCATAG
- a CDS encoding mechanosensitive ion channel family protein, with protein sequence MSIPDYRIFFRRCAAFFLAGVLAAGSASAQQEAPPAAAPEQAEEAKAEQPQEQPDQSEMDTVIMALCHEITILKKNEEKRMAIRKTLVREADATYNYFDTRVYEMSAVLYALDDQKIFTLAFYCKAASSLVKTYYAQKPDFQGQEERLDKEIERIKKLAASLEEVNTDTLSQASLVQRDEALYACQELEESLQSEKEQISYLKELFSSLNGKIDALNNESAKLFTALFNRVFYTPSHAARYIFLKPHKTYETCMGAWETSADSKLQLPSDPETLKHYGLILLGIILCSYCLSRIIIFLGFRNTLKKTGHYNKRHAFANVTTILIVALILVIASLRTPNYLLESAASLGAEFLLLVSAILFSLVTRLPYGTINSGIRIYMPYLLLGGFFMLLRMFMAPNIIVDISMPILFTLVSLFSLLTWVRQRHKLPRLDRFFSTVSLVFTILGSVLCWTGFSFMAFLVLMTWIMLMTSILLLVGLWDLLHHYENRRKERNKRAILWFRPFISKLLLPCLTIFLILFSIIWPAATFDMGDLIINKIFATTEIKDLLTFSWSSVITVILMAIVLNYLIFLGKNTLHEIYGEDYEVGTIPTFVTLSTLFLWGLFVFTALIIMNANYNGLLMVMGGLSMGIGFALKDTIENIISGLSLMLGRLRQGDMIECDGYRGRVSSLGYRSTMIETLDGSIIAFQNSQLFNKNFRNMTRNHKFECVKVEVGISYGTDVERARKIILETLATLPFLSKVKKTSVVLDSFGDSAVNLGVWVWVPVMTKSSSLSSVREHIYNAFNEHGISIPFPQQDLYVKEFLGGAPVQGT encoded by the coding sequence ATGAGCATCCCTGATTACCGGATCTTTTTCCGCCGCTGCGCCGCCTTTTTCCTGGCGGGGGTTCTGGCCGCAGGTTCTGCATCTGCACAGCAGGAGGCTCCGCCTGCCGCCGCCCCGGAACAGGCGGAGGAAGCCAAGGCGGAACAGCCTCAGGAGCAGCCGGACCAATCGGAAATGGATACCGTAATCATGGCTCTGTGCCATGAAATCACCATTCTGAAAAAGAATGAGGAAAAAAGGATGGCCATCCGGAAAACGCTGGTGAGGGAAGCGGATGCTACCTATAATTATTTTGATACTAGGGTGTATGAAATGTCCGCCGTGCTTTACGCGCTGGACGACCAAAAAATATTTACGCTGGCTTTTTACTGTAAGGCCGCTTCCAGCCTGGTGAAGACGTATTACGCCCAAAAACCGGATTTTCAGGGGCAGGAGGAACGGCTGGACAAGGAAATAGAACGCATTAAAAAGCTGGCGGCATCCCTGGAGGAAGTAAATACGGACACCCTGTCGCAAGCCTCCCTGGTTCAGCGGGACGAAGCCCTGTATGCCTGCCAGGAGCTGGAAGAATCCCTCCAAAGTGAAAAGGAGCAAATCAGCTACCTCAAGGAACTTTTCAGCAGCCTGAACGGCAAAATAGACGCGCTCAACAATGAAAGCGCCAAACTGTTCACCGCCCTGTTTAACAGGGTCTTCTACACGCCGTCCCACGCGGCCCGGTACATCTTTCTCAAACCGCACAAGACGTATGAAACGTGCATGGGGGCATGGGAAACATCCGCGGACAGCAAGCTCCAGCTTCCGTCAGACCCGGAAACGCTCAAGCATTACGGACTTATCCTGCTGGGAATCATCCTGTGCTCCTACTGCCTCTCCCGCATCATCATCTTCCTGGGATTCCGAAATACATTGAAAAAGACGGGGCATTACAACAAACGCCATGCTTTCGCCAACGTCACCACCATTCTTATCGTGGCGCTGATCCTCGTCATTGCCTCACTGCGCACGCCGAACTACCTGCTGGAGAGCGCGGCCTCCCTGGGCGCGGAATTCCTTCTTCTGGTCAGCGCCATCCTGTTCTCCCTGGTCACGCGCCTTCCGTATGGCACCATTAACTCCGGCATCCGCATCTACATGCCCTATCTGCTTCTGGGCGGATTCTTCATGCTTCTGCGCATGTTCATGGCCCCCAACATCATCGTGGACATTTCCATGCCCATCCTGTTCACGCTGGTTTCCCTCTTCTCCCTGCTGACCTGGGTGCGGCAGAGGCACAAGCTGCCCCGGCTGGACCGTTTTTTCTCCACCGTATCTCTGGTATTCACCATCCTGGGCAGCGTCCTGTGCTGGACTGGATTCAGCTTCATGGCCTTCCTGGTGCTGATGACCTGGATCATGCTGATGACCAGCATCCTTCTGCTGGTGGGGCTGTGGGATCTGCTCCACCATTATGAAAACCGCCGGAAGGAACGGAACAAGAGGGCCATCCTGTGGTTCCGCCCCTTCATCTCCAAGCTGCTGCTTCCCTGCCTGACCATTTTCCTCATCCTGTTCAGCATCATCTGGCCCGCCGCCACCTTCGACATGGGGGACCTCATCATTAATAAAATTTTCGCAACCACGGAAATCAAGGATCTGCTCACTTTCAGCTGGAGCAGCGTCATCACGGTCATCCTGATGGCCATTGTTCTCAACTACTTGATATTCTTGGGGAAAAATACGCTGCATGAAATCTATGGAGAAGATTATGAAGTAGGCACCATCCCCACCTTCGTGACACTCTCCACCCTTTTTCTCTGGGGGCTCTTCGTTTTTACGGCGCTTATCATCATGAACGCCAACTACAACGGGCTGCTGATGGTCATGGGAGGCTTGAGCATGGGCATCGGCTTCGCCCTGAAAGATACCATTGAAAACATCATCAGCGGCCTCTCCCTAATGCTGGGTCGCCTGCGCCAGGGCGACATGATTGAATGCGACGGCTACCGGGGCCGCGTCTCCTCCCTGGGCTACCGCTCCACCATGATCGAGACGCTGGACGGCTCTATCATCGCCTTCCAGAACTCCCAGCTTTTCAACAAGAACTTCCGCAACATGACCCGCAACCACAAATTCGAATGCGTGAAGGTGGAAGTGGGCATTTCCTACGGGACGGACGTGGAAAGGGCGCGCAAAATCATTCTGGAAACGCTGGCAACCCTGCCCTTCCTTTCCAAAGTCAAGAAAACCAGCGTGGTGCTGGACAGTTTCGGAGACAGTGCCGTCAATCTGGGCGTATGGGTCTGGGTTCCCGTCATGACAAAGTCCTCCAGCCTTTCCTCCGTGCGGGAACACATCTATAATGCGTTCAACGAACACGGCATTTCCATCCCATTCCCTCAACAGGACTTGTACGTGAAAGAATTCCTCGGCGGAGCCCCCGTCCAGGGGACCTGA
- the icd gene encoding NADP-dependent isocitrate dehydrogenase encodes MANLTFTPPADGAAVTMQNGRLCVPDRPVIPFIIGDGTGPEIWAAASRVIDAAVAKAYQGRRSIAWYEVFAGQKSFDNLGTWLPNETVEAFRTYLIGIKGPLTTPVGGGIRSLNVTLRQDLDLFVCLRPVRYFNGIETPVKAPEKVDMVVFRENTEDIYAGIEFKEGTEDAKLFFDTMSRIFPDRMKKVRFPESSGFGIKPVSREGTERLVRAAIDYAVKNGRKSVTLVHKGNIMKFTEGGFRDWGYDVARREYGALPIGDGPWLKLPNGIVIKDCIADAFLQEILLHPENFDVVATLNLNGDYISDALAAQVGGIGIAPGGNINYLTGHSIFEATHGTGPKLAGLNKANPSSVILSAEMMLRYMGWTEAADLLIQAIDRVISEKTVTFDLAEMIPGSTELTCSAYGDKLVETLS; translated from the coding sequence ATGGCCAATTTAACATTCACCCCTCCCGCGGACGGTGCAGCCGTCACCATGCAGAACGGCAGGCTTTGCGTTCCGGACAGGCCCGTCATTCCCTTCATCATCGGTGATGGAACCGGTCCTGAGATATGGGCGGCGGCCTCCCGTGTCATTGACGCAGCCGTAGCCAAGGCTTATCAGGGCAGGCGTTCCATCGCATGGTATGAAGTTTTTGCCGGGCAGAAATCTTTTGACAATCTGGGCACCTGGCTTCCGAATGAAACGGTGGAAGCTTTCCGCACGTACCTCATCGGCATCAAAGGCCCCCTCACCACTCCGGTGGGCGGAGGCATCCGCAGCCTGAACGTCACGCTGCGGCAGGATCTGGATCTGTTTGTCTGCCTGCGTCCCGTGCGCTATTTCAACGGCATTGAAACTCCCGTCAAAGCTCCGGAAAAAGTGGACATGGTCGTTTTCCGCGAAAACACGGAAGACATCTACGCCGGAATCGAATTCAAGGAAGGCACGGAGGATGCCAAGCTGTTTTTTGATACCATGAGCCGCATTTTCCCGGACCGCATGAAAAAGGTTCGTTTCCCGGAAAGCTCCGGCTTCGGCATCAAGCCCGTTTCCCGTGAAGGCACGGAGCGCCTGGTGCGCGCCGCCATTGACTATGCCGTGAAAAACGGAAGGAAAAGCGTCACGCTGGTGCATAAGGGCAACATCATGAAATTCACGGAAGGCGGCTTCCGTGACTGGGGATACGATGTCGCACGGCGGGAATACGGCGCCCTCCCCATAGGGGACGGCCCCTGGCTGAAACTTCCCAACGGTATCGTTATCAAGGACTGCATTGCAGACGCCTTCCTTCAGGAAATTCTGCTCCATCCGGAAAACTTCGACGTGGTAGCCACGCTGAATCTGAACGGGGATTACATCTCCGACGCCCTGGCGGCGCAAGTCGGCGGCATCGGAATCGCCCCCGGAGGCAACATCAACTACCTGACGGGGCATTCCATTTTTGAAGCTACGCACGGCACCGGGCCGAAACTGGCCGGACTGAACAAGGCCAACCCCAGCTCCGTCATCCTGTCTGCGGAGATGATGTTGCGCTACATGGGCTGGACGGAAGCCGCCGATCTGCTGATTCAGGCCATTGACCGGGTGATTTCCGAAAAAACGGTTACGTTCGACCTTGCGGAAATGATTCCCGGTTCCACGGAACTTACCTGCTCCGCTTACGGCGACAAACTGGTGGAAACCCTGAGCTGA
- a CDS encoding MBL fold metallo-hydrolase, with protein sequence MISFTNISGAEEIGANCYLLEMDGTRIVLDSGMHPKKEGKAAMPDFDSLEPNSVEAVFLSHSHLDHLGTLPVLQEKQPAAEVFMTPAAAALSEVMLHNSVNVMSAKRLDLGIVEYPFFTHNDLDRLSDAWHAKSCNEVFRVGFRQNVLATFYDAGHILGSAGVMLEGESGHTVFYTGDVQFEDQSMIPGADFPESGVDTLVMECTRGGFQRSAHYSRPEEMVRFGKAIAETLERGGAVLIPVFAIGKSQEMLFNIHRFKQQGVIPANTPVYFGGLSAKVSLLYDRFAGLTRRHDHEFKLKEEIQTVPLPRKGKAPLVCSPGNIYVVSSGMMTENTLSNVMAEQVLPQEKNAILFVGYADPDSPAGLLKATPEGELVKMRPNGQPVRRKCTVDCFDFSGHATRDSLVNYAVKLNPRQVVLVHGDPDAVEWMHHTLSAKMPDSTIVVPEPGRRYTFEP encoded by the coding sequence ATGATCAGTTTTACCAATATCAGCGGGGCCGAGGAAATTGGGGCCAATTGCTATTTGCTTGAGATGGACGGCACCAGGATTGTGCTTGACAGCGGGATGCACCCCAAGAAGGAGGGGAAGGCGGCCATGCCGGATTTTGATTCCCTGGAACCCAATTCCGTGGAAGCCGTTTTTTTAAGCCATTCCCACCTGGACCATCTGGGAACGCTGCCTGTGCTTCAGGAGAAACAGCCAGCGGCGGAGGTGTTCATGACGCCCGCCGCGGCAGCCCTGTCTGAAGTGATGCTGCATAATTCCGTGAATGTGATGAGCGCCAAGAGGCTGGACCTGGGCATTGTGGAGTATCCTTTTTTCACCCATAATGATCTGGACAGATTGAGCGACGCCTGGCATGCCAAGTCCTGCAATGAAGTGTTTCGCGTGGGCTTCCGCCAGAACGTGCTGGCCACGTTTTACGATGCCGGGCACATCCTGGGGTCTGCCGGCGTGATGCTGGAGGGTGAGAGCGGCCATACCGTATTTTATACGGGGGACGTGCAGTTTGAAGACCAGAGCATGATTCCCGGGGCTGATTTTCCGGAATCCGGCGTAGATACGCTGGTTATGGAGTGCACGCGCGGCGGTTTCCAGCGCAGCGCCCACTATTCCCGGCCGGAAGAGATGGTGAGGTTCGGGAAAGCGATTGCGGAGACGCTGGAACGCGGCGGCGCCGTACTGATTCCGGTATTCGCCATCGGCAAGAGCCAGGAGATGCTGTTCAACATTCACCGTTTCAAGCAGCAGGGGGTGATTCCCGCCAATACTCCCGTGTACTTCGGCGGGCTGAGCGCGAAAGTTTCCCTGTTGTACGACCGTTTTGCCGGGTTGACGCGCAGGCATGACCATGAATTCAAGCTGAAGGAGGAGATTCAGACCGTGCCCCTTCCGCGCAAGGGAAAAGCTCCGCTGGTGTGTTCCCCGGGGAATATTTATGTGGTGTCCAGCGGCATGATGACGGAAAATACGCTTTCCAACGTCATGGCGGAGCAGGTTCTTCCCCAGGAGAAGAATGCTATTTTGTTCGTAGGATATGCGGATCCTGATTCTCCGGCGGGACTGCTGAAGGCAACTCCTGAAGGGGAACTGGTGAAAATGAGGCCCAACGGGCAGCCGGTGCGCCGCAAGTGCACCGTGGACTGTTTTGATTTTTCCGGGCATGCCACCCGGGACTCCCTGGTTAATTATGCCGTGAAGCTGAACCCCAGGCAGGTGGTTCTGGTGCACGGGGACCCGGATGCCGTGGAGTGGATGCACCACACGCTATCCGCCAAAATGCCTGATTCCACCATCGTCGTTCCTGAGCCGGGACGCCGCTACACTTTCGAGCCATGA